A stretch of Aerococcus urinaehominis DNA encodes these proteins:
- a CDS encoding RNA-binding protein, whose translation MCHLQHYADHEHDFVSQVEEWLDIVVRDYRPWLSYFLNPRQQTIVRQLVASYPDCQVSFWGGYRGAENQRALIAPSYYPAQTADFEISAFEILYGAKFNQLSHRQILGTLLGQGIDRNRLGDIISDGQAWQFFVDQAIGDFLNISVERIGSTKVTLKALTDADEILHLQENWQMRELVVSSLRLDLVIGEALKLSRQKSKQLVEGGQCKVNWRQVDQASYSLAQGDIISVRSFGRLRFDGILKETKKDKYRISIAVLKSNS comes from the coding sequence CTTACAACATTATGCTGACCATGAACATGACTTTGTCAGTCAAGTTGAAGAATGGCTAGATATTGTCGTACGCGACTATCGTCCTTGGTTAAGTTATTTTTTAAATCCTCGTCAGCAAACTATTGTGCGTCAATTAGTTGCTAGCTACCCCGATTGCCAGGTTTCTTTCTGGGGGGGCTATCGGGGAGCTGAGAACCAGCGCGCTTTGATTGCCCCAAGCTATTACCCAGCTCAAACGGCGGACTTTGAAATTAGCGCTTTTGAAATTTTATATGGTGCTAAATTTAACCAATTATCCCACCGGCAAATTTTAGGCACCCTATTAGGCCAGGGAATTGACCGCAACCGGCTCGGGGACATCATTAGTGATGGCCAGGCTTGGCAATTTTTTGTTGACCAAGCTATTGGTGATTTTCTAAATATTAGCGTAGAACGCATCGGTTCGACTAAGGTGACTTTAAAGGCACTGACCGATGCTGATGAAATTCTGCATTTACAAGAAAATTGGCAAATGCGTGAATTAGTGGTTTCATCTTTGCGCTTAGACTTAGTGATTGGCGAAGCCCTAAAATTGTCACGGCAAAAAAGTAAGCAGTTGGTTGAAGGGGGCCAGTGTAAGGTGAACTGGCGTCAAGTCGACCAGGCAAGTTACTCGCTTGCCCAGGGGGATATTATTTCGGTTAGGTCTTTTGGCAGATTACGCTTTGATGGTATACTAAAAGAAACCAAAAAAGATAAGTACCGAATTAGTATCGCTGTTTTAAAAAGTAACAGTTAG
- a CDS encoding DivIVA domain-containing protein translates to MKAKDLAKKEFKQKLSGYDKQEVKDYLQEVMRAMTNLEESNAYLQDQLYQANAELDDYHKKESALNRSIVVAQEAADQLRANALSEADTIIAQVEKEVESLLTQAAQKATNINYETNNLQEASRTFLHQMVAMTKGAQAMLADERWTHLFGPEGVEEVATPNLNEVLAQYNLPVYSDAAAVFQDQADQSRKHHETEAFFNNDRPAVSQAELASLNQEKDDQDQSSQAEATSQSLTSDQTTEELVDQKPLADDEAASLAPINLEEDTNQA, encoded by the coding sequence ATGAAGGCCAAAGATTTAGCAAAAAAAGAATTTAAGCAAAAGCTATCTGGTTATGATAAGCAAGAAGTCAAGGATTATCTCCAAGAAGTCATGCGGGCAATGACTAATTTGGAGGAGTCTAATGCCTATTTGCAAGACCAACTGTATCAAGCCAATGCAGAATTAGATGATTATCATAAGAAAGAGTCTGCTTTAAACCGTTCGATAGTAGTAGCCCAAGAAGCAGCTGACCAATTGAGAGCTAATGCCTTAAGTGAGGCAGATACGATTATTGCTCAGGTGGAAAAAGAGGTAGAAAGTCTACTGACTCAGGCGGCTCAAAAAGCAACTAATATCAATTATGAAACCAATAACTTACAAGAAGCATCGCGCACCTTTCTCCACCAGATGGTTGCCATGACTAAGGGTGCTCAGGCAATGTTAGCGGATGAACGATGGACCCACCTTTTTGGTCCGGAAGGTGTTGAAGAAGTTGCAACGCCTAATCTCAATGAAGTGTTGGCTCAATATAATTTGCCAGTCTATAGTGATGCGGCTGCTGTTTTTCAAGATCAAGCTGACCAAAGTCGTAAGCATCATGAAACTGAGGCTTTCTTTAATAACGATCGACCAGCAGTTAGCCAGGCTGAACTGGCCAGCCTGAACCAGGAGAAGGATGACCAAGACCAGTCCAGTCAGGCTGAGGCAACAAGCCAATCCTTGACTAGCGACCAGACCACTGAAGAGCTAGTTGATCAGAAGCCATTAGCAGATGATGAAGCAGCTAGCCTAGCCCCAATTAATCTTGAAGAAGATACTAATCAAGCTTAA